Part of the Deinococcus budaensis genome is shown below.
GCGCGGCGGACCCGCTGAGCCTGCGGCTGGCGAACGCGCTGGTGGGCAACCCGCCCGGCGCGGCGGCACTGGAACTCACCCTGAGCGGGCCGACCCTGCGCTTTCAGGCGGACGCGCTCGCCGCGCTGTGCGGCGCCCCCTTCGCCGCGAGCCTGGACGGCCAGCCTTTCCCCCTGGGGCGGGCGGTCGCCGTGCGGGCCGGGCAGACGTTGGCGACCGGCGCAACCGCGCGGGGCGCGCGGGCCACGCTCGCCCTGCGCGGCGGGCTGGACGGTGAGCAGGCCTTCGGCAGCCGCTCGACCGACCTATGGGCGGGCTTCGGGGGCCACGCGGGCCGGGCCTTGCGGGCGGGGGACCACCTGACCTGGGGCGACGCTTCCCCGGCCCGGCCGCCGCGCGCCTTTCTCGCGCCGGGCCTCCAGACGGCGACCGGGCCTGTTCATGTCCTGCGGGTGCTGCCCACCCCGGAAGCCGCGCCGCCGCTGCTCG
Proteins encoded:
- a CDS encoding biotin-dependent carboxyltransferase family protein codes for the protein MPEPGREPGPRPGLEVLRPGLQTTVQDAGRRAAALGVPGGGAADPLSLRLANALVGNPPGAAALELTLSGPTLRFQADALAALCGAPFAASLDGQPFPLGRAVAVRAGQTLATGATARGARATLALRGGLDGEQAFGSRSTDLWAGFGGHAGRALRAGDHLTWGDASPARPPRAFLAPGLQTATGPVHVLRVLPTPEAAPPLLAALTRGFFTVSAQADRMGARLSEGVPAPHDPARVSLPNVPGAVQLPPGGQPILLLPDAGTHGGYPTPLVVASVDRPRLGQLRPGDRVAFRPVTLAQALAALRAQERAIRGVEAALRGWYKEA